In a genomic window of Croceibacterium sp. TMG7-5b_MA50:
- a CDS encoding PspC domain-containing protein, with translation MSGLDPRPVNTGLRLDKANGKLMGVCAGLANRFEVDAIWMRLLFVTGTLVGFGSFILIYLLIALLAK, from the coding sequence ATGAGCGGCCTTGATCCCCGTCCGGTTAACACTGGCCTGCGGCTCGACAAGGCCAACGGTAAGCTGATGGGCGTATGCGCCGGGCTTGCCAACCGGTTCGAGGTCGACGCGATCTGGATGCGCCTGCTGTTTGTCACCGGCACGCTGGTCGGCTTCGGCAGCTTCATCCTGATCTACCTGCTGATCGCGCTGCTCGCCAAATGA